A single genomic interval of Hyphomicrobium methylovorum harbors:
- a CDS encoding glutamate racemase, which yields MIGVFDSGLGGLTVLRALVERFKAADFVYLADHAHVPYGDRPSEDIVEYTRACSEDLFERGAKLVLLGCNTATAVALRRLQQEWLPTSPWAGSHNILGIVAPTVEAATQTPWAVTAPQYPQKYNTDTIAVFGTTRTVTAGVYPDEIGKRCPKVTVVQQICSELAGAIELKRPEQELDALVRAGVDALLGQTRQVPPHRAILGCTHFPLVEHMFRKYLPPFTRILSQPEVVADSFEDYLARHPSYLGNGKERGTLTLLTTGDPAEVSELARVFWPDVPPFAKA from the coding sequence ATGATCGGCGTTTTTGATTCTGGCCTCGGCGGACTGACGGTCCTGCGCGCACTCGTTGAGCGGTTCAAAGCCGCTGACTTCGTTTATCTCGCTGACCACGCGCATGTGCCGTACGGCGACCGGCCGTCTGAAGACATAGTCGAATATACCCGCGCCTGCTCCGAAGACCTGTTCGAGCGGGGCGCAAAGCTCGTCCTGCTAGGCTGCAATACGGCCACGGCCGTCGCCCTCCGGCGGCTGCAGCAGGAATGGCTTCCAACAAGCCCGTGGGCCGGCTCGCACAACATCCTGGGTATCGTCGCCCCGACGGTCGAAGCGGCCACGCAGACGCCCTGGGCGGTCACCGCGCCCCAATACCCGCAGAAGTACAACACCGACACGATCGCCGTCTTCGGAACGACGCGCACCGTCACGGCAGGCGTCTATCCGGATGAAATCGGCAAGCGCTGCCCGAAGGTCACGGTCGTCCAGCAAATCTGCTCGGAACTGGCAGGCGCCATCGAGCTAAAGCGGCCGGAGCAGGAGCTGGACGCCCTCGTGCGCGCTGGCGTGGATGCCCTCCTCGGCCAGACGAGGCAGGTGCCGCCGCATCGCGCCATACTCGGCTGCACGCATTTCCCGCTCGTCGAGCATATGTTCCGGAAATACCTGCCGCCGTTCACCCGCATTCTCTCGCAGCCGGAGGTCGTGGCCGACAGCTTCGAAGATTATCTCGCGCGCCATCCAAGCTATCTCGGCAACGGCAAGGAACGGGGAACCCTGACGCTTCTCACCACAGGTGACCCCGCCGAAGTCAGCGAACTGGCCCGCGTCTTCTGGCCGGACGTGCCACCCTTCGCCAAAGCGTGA
- the fabI gene encoding enoyl-ACP reductase FabI, which yields MTDFDIAKPGPLMAGKRGLVMGVANDRSIAWGIARVLAGQGAELAFTYQGGAFGRRAAPLAQSLGSKIIEECNVLDLASVDNVFKRIQEEWGGIDFVVHALAYSDPKELAGRYADTTRENFINSMVISCFSFTEIAKRAAALMPNGGSLITLSYGGATRWVPSYNVMGVAKAALEASVRYLAADLGPQGIRVNALSAGPMRTLSGAGVSDARAIFNFQRNNSPLQRTPTLDDVGGSALYLLSPMSGAVTGEVHFVDCGYNTVSMPSLESLKELDAETPASRSPSAAAE from the coding sequence ATGACCGATTTCGATATCGCTAAACCCGGTCCTCTAATGGCGGGGAAACGCGGTCTCGTAATGGGCGTCGCCAACGATCGATCGATCGCTTGGGGTATTGCTCGCGTACTCGCGGGACAAGGCGCCGAATTGGCATTCACATATCAAGGCGGTGCATTCGGCCGACGCGCTGCGCCGCTCGCCCAATCGCTCGGTTCGAAAATTATCGAGGAATGCAACGTCCTCGATCTCGCGAGTGTCGATAACGTCTTCAAGCGCATCCAGGAAGAATGGGGCGGCATTGATTTCGTCGTTCACGCGCTCGCCTATTCCGATCCAAAAGAATTGGCTGGCCGCTACGCCGACACCACGCGCGAGAACTTCATCAACTCGATGGTGATTTCGTGCTTCTCGTTCACCGAGATCGCGAAACGCGCTGCTGCGTTGATGCCGAACGGCGGTTCGTTGATCACGTTGTCTTACGGCGGCGCAACCCGTTGGGTGCCGTCTTACAACGTCATGGGCGTCGCCAAGGCAGCCCTCGAAGCATCCGTGCGGTATCTCGCGGCGGATCTCGGCCCGCAGGGCATCCGCGTCAACGCGCTGTCTGCCGGACCGATGCGCACGCTCTCCGGAGCCGGTGTTTCCGATGCGCGCGCCATCTTTAATTTCCAGCGCAACAACTCGCCGCTTCAGCGCACGCCGACACTCGATGACGTCGGCGGCTCCGCCCTCTACCTACTCTCACCGATGTCGGGTGCGGTTACGGGCGAAGTGCACTTCGTCGACTGCGGTTACAATACCGTATCGATGCCGTCGCTGGAGAGCCTGAAAGAGCTCGACGCCGAAACGCCCGCAAGCCGCTCGCCGTCAGCCGCTGCCGAGTAA
- the fabB gene encoding beta-ketoacyl-ACP synthase I: MRRVVVTGMGIVSSIGNNTQEVLASLREAKSGISRAEKYAELGFKCQVHGAPHIEWESMVPRKPRRFMNPGVGWNWIAMDQAIRDAGLEQTDVVNERTGVIVGSGGPSTRAIVEAAETTLKNTSPKKIGPFEVPKGMSSGPSAALATAFQIKGVNYSISSACATSAHCIGNATELIQWGKQDIMLAGGCEELDWTLSDLFDAMGAMSTGFNEAPEKASRPYDKDRDGFVIAGGAGVLVLEELEHAKARGAKIYAEVTGYGATSDGFDMVAPSGEGAERCMRLAMKGFNDKPLPKIDYINPHGTGTPVGDAREIDAIRAVFGIDGPPISATKSLTGHSLGAIGVQEAIFSMLMMNSGFICESANIEEIDPAFANMPIVRSRIDNAQLNCVMSNSFGFGGTNATLIFGRYDV, encoded by the coding sequence ATGCGGCGCGTTGTTGTTACGGGAATGGGCATCGTTTCCTCGATTGGAAACAACACCCAAGAAGTTCTGGCTTCGCTGAGGGAAGCGAAATCAGGAATTTCGCGTGCCGAGAAGTACGCTGAACTCGGCTTCAAATGCCAGGTCCACGGTGCTCCCCACATTGAGTGGGAAAGCATGGTGCCGCGGAAACCGCGCCGCTTCATGAATCCGGGCGTGGGCTGGAATTGGATCGCGATGGATCAAGCGATCCGCGATGCCGGTCTCGAACAGACGGACGTCGTCAACGAACGCACCGGCGTCATTGTCGGCTCCGGTGGCCCGTCCACGCGCGCCATCGTCGAAGCCGCCGAAACAACGCTCAAGAACACGAGCCCGAAAAAGATCGGACCGTTCGAAGTTCCAAAGGGCATGTCCTCCGGACCTTCCGCGGCGTTGGCGACCGCCTTCCAAATCAAGGGCGTCAATTATTCGATCTCGTCTGCATGCGCGACGAGCGCGCACTGCATCGGGAACGCCACCGAACTCATTCAGTGGGGCAAGCAGGACATCATGCTTGCTGGCGGCTGTGAGGAACTCGACTGGACGCTGTCCGATCTGTTTGACGCCATGGGCGCAATGTCGACCGGCTTCAATGAGGCTCCGGAAAAAGCAAGCCGCCCCTACGATAAGGATCGCGACGGCTTCGTCATCGCGGGCGGAGCTGGCGTTCTCGTGCTCGAAGAGCTTGAGCATGCGAAAGCACGCGGCGCAAAAATCTACGCTGAAGTCACCGGCTACGGCGCAACGTCTGACGGCTTCGATATGGTCGCGCCCTCCGGCGAAGGTGCGGAGCGCTGCATGCGCCTCGCCATGAAGGGCTTCAACGACAAGCCGCTTCCGAAGATCGATTATATTAACCCACACGGAACCGGCACGCCGGTTGGCGACGCCCGCGAGATCGATGCAATCCGCGCCGTATTCGGAATTGACGGCCCGCCGATTTCCGCCACCAAGTCGCTGACTGGGCATTCGCTCGGCGCAATTGGCGTGCAGGAAGCAATTTTTTCAATGCTTATGATGAATAGCGGGTTTATTTGCGAAAGCGCGAATATCGAAGAAATCGATCCAGCCTTTGCAAATATGCCAATTGTGCGTAGTCGTATCGACAACGCCCAGCTTAACTGTGTCATGTCGAATAGTTTCGGATTTGGCGGAACTAATGCCACGCTAATATTTGGCCGGTACGACGTCTGA
- the fabA gene encoding 3-hydroxyacyl-[acyl-carrier-protein] dehydratase FabA, with amino-acid sequence MAERRSSYEFEDLLACGRGELFGPGNAQLPLPPMLMFDRISAISDTGGAHGKGQIVAELKVAGNERLDWLFACHFQGDPVMPGCLGLDALWQLTGFFLGWTGLTGQGRASGVGEVKFMREVTPDVQRLEYVIDVKRVIARKLKLAEADGVLKADGEIIYTAKDLRVLLKSSEGT; translated from the coding sequence ATGGCGGAACGCCGCTCAAGCTACGAATTCGAAGACCTTTTGGCCTGCGGCCGCGGCGAGCTATTCGGCCCCGGAAACGCGCAGTTGCCTCTTCCGCCGATGCTGATGTTCGACCGCATTTCCGCGATTTCGGACACCGGCGGAGCTCATGGCAAAGGCCAGATTGTTGCTGAGCTAAAGGTCGCAGGCAATGAACGGCTCGATTGGCTTTTCGCCTGCCACTTTCAGGGCGATCCCGTCATGCCGGGATGCCTCGGTCTGGATGCGCTGTGGCAGCTCACGGGCTTCTTTTTGGGCTGGACGGGTTTGACGGGCCAGGGCCGTGCGTCCGGCGTCGGCGAGGTCAAATTCATGCGCGAAGTCACGCCCGACGTGCAGCGTCTCGAATATGTCATAGATGTGAAGCGAGTCATTGCCCGGAAGCTGAAACTCGCGGAAGCAGATGGCGTCCTGAAAGCTGACGGCGAGATTATATACACAGCCAAAGATCTGAGGGTCCTACTCAAGTCGAGTGAAGGCACTTAA
- the irrA gene encoding iron response transcriptional regulator IrrA translates to MNAVVPDLLRQSGLRPTRQRLALGRLLFGNGDRHVTAEQLHAEVAALGEHVSLATVYNTLHQFKRAGLVRELAIEGSKAYFDTNTSNHNHFLIENNGELMDIPGDAIRVEGLPQPPAGMRITHVDVVVRLTKDASKE, encoded by the coding sequence ATGAACGCGGTCGTTCCCGATTTGCTGCGCCAGTCCGGTTTGCGCCCGACACGGCAGCGCCTTGCTTTAGGGCGGCTCCTGTTCGGCAATGGTGATCGTCACGTGACCGCAGAGCAGCTGCATGCCGAAGTTGCGGCGCTGGGAGAGCATGTCTCTCTGGCCACCGTCTACAATACGCTGCACCAGTTCAAGCGGGCGGGTCTCGTGCGTGAGTTGGCGATCGAGGGCTCGAAAGCTTATTTCGATACCAACACGTCGAACCACAACCACTTCCTGATCGAAAACAACGGCGAGCTTATGGATATTCCCGGCGATGCGATCCGCGTCGAGGGCCTGCCGCAGCCGCCCGCGGGCATGCGCATCACGCATGTCGACGTTGTTGTGCGGCTCACGAAAGACGCGTCGAAGGAATAA
- a CDS encoding SH3 domain-containing protein translates to MSLKSDRVNLRNGPGTDYPTGWVFRRAGLPLEIVKEFEGWRKVRDAEGATGWVLQSFLSGRRTGLVVPWDRKAGAPPAIVPIMATDSDRAGVVANVEAGVIADIHSCDGRWCRVTVGKYVGYILQKKLWGVYEGETIK, encoded by the coding sequence GTGAGCCTCAAATCCGATCGCGTGAACCTGCGAAATGGTCCCGGCACGGATTATCCAACCGGCTGGGTCTTTCGCAGGGCAGGTCTGCCGCTTGAAATCGTCAAGGAATTCGAAGGCTGGCGCAAAGTCCGCGATGCAGAAGGCGCGACGGGCTGGGTGCTTCAGTCGTTCCTATCAGGCCGCCGAACGGGCCTCGTCGTGCCGTGGGACCGCAAAGCAGGCGCGCCGCCCGCAATCGTGCCGATCATGGCAACCGATAGCGACCGCGCTGGCGTCGTTGCAAATGTTGAAGCAGGTGTGATCGCCGACATCCATTCGTGCGACGGCCGCTGGTGCCGTGTCACAGTGGGGAAATACGTCGGCTATATTCTTCAAAAGAAGTTATGGGGCGTCTACGAAGGCGAGACGATCAAATAG
- a CDS encoding 2-hydroxyacid dehydrogenase: MPAAQKKPVVIVTRKLPDVVETRMCELFDTRLNADDKPFTQAQLIEAAGVADVLVPTVTDRVDRSVLTQAGPKLRLIANFGTGVDNVDLDTARNRGILVTNTPGVLTEDTADMTMALILAVPRRLAEGAAYMRDPATKWQGWSPTWMLGRRIYNKRLGIVGMGRIGQAVARRAKAFGLQIHYHNRRRLGEEIEEELEATFWESLDQMLTRVDIVSINCPHTPGTYHLLSARRLKLLKPTAYLVNTARGEVVDENALARLLETGAIAGAGLDVFEHEPAVNPRLLASNRVVALPHMSSATIEGRIDMGEKVIINIKAFADGHAPPDRVHPAMF; encoded by the coding sequence ATGCCAGCAGCACAGAAGAAACCGGTCGTCATCGTCACGCGCAAGCTTCCCGACGTCGTGGAAACGCGCATGTGTGAGCTGTTCGATACCCGGCTGAACGCCGACGACAAGCCGTTTACACAAGCCCAGCTGATCGAAGCGGCGGGCGTTGCCGACGTTCTGGTGCCGACTGTCACGGACCGCGTGGATCGCTCGGTGCTGACGCAGGCTGGACCGAAGCTGCGCTTGATCGCGAACTTTGGAACGGGCGTCGACAACGTCGATCTCGATACCGCTCGCAACCGCGGTATTCTCGTCACCAATACGCCGGGTGTTCTTACGGAAGACACGGCCGATATGACGATGGCGCTTATCCTGGCCGTGCCGCGTCGTCTCGCAGAGGGCGCCGCCTATATGCGCGACCCGGCTACGAAGTGGCAGGGATGGTCGCCCACCTGGATGCTTGGGCGTCGGATTTATAACAAGCGGCTTGGGATCGTCGGCATGGGCCGCATCGGTCAGGCCGTTGCGCGGCGCGCGAAAGCTTTCGGGCTGCAGATCCACTATCACAACCGCCGCCGGCTCGGTGAAGAGATCGAGGAGGAACTCGAGGCAACCTTCTGGGAGAGCCTCGATCAGATGTTGACGCGTGTCGACATTGTTTCGATCAACTGCCCGCACACACCGGGGACGTATCATCTCCTATCGGCGCGGCGTTTGAAGCTGCTGAAGCCGACGGCGTATCTCGTCAACACCGCGCGCGGTGAGGTCGTCGATGAGAACGCGCTGGCGCGTCTGCTGGAAACGGGCGCGATCGCAGGCGCCGGACTCGACGTGTTCGAGCACGAGCCGGCGGTCAATCCGCGCTTGCTGGCTTCCAATCGGGTGGTAGCTCTTCCGCACATGAGTTCGGCGACGATTGAAGGCCGGATCGACATGGGCGAGAAGGTGATCATCAACATCAAGGCATTTGCCGACGGTCATGCTCCGCCTGACCGCGTTCATCCGGCGATGTTCTAA